tgcaGTCAGTTTTGAACTGTGTCCCCATAGCTCTAACTTGGACTCTTGGCACCCCCAAAGGATGACTGATCTGGAGAAAGTACCTTTAAAGGGGTGACCAAGGTGGTGTCACTAGCATGAACCcacatccaggtctaggaagttaaaggaaggcagaggaatgACCGTGGAACACGGGGGAGATGATAGCGATTTGGAAGCCAAGGAAGGAGTCGCAGAAGGAGCCAGCTGACCACACACATTCACCTTGGGCTTCCAGGCCCTGGGAGAGAGCAGATGCCTGGTGGGAAAGCCACCAGTCTGTGGTTCCTGtcactccagccccagtaagcCACTCATGTGCTTACCTGAATCTTAATTCTACAAGGCTCTTACTGCTATGGCTTCGGTTATATTTTAGGACATCCCTCTTCCCTTGATCTCAGGAGTCCCATTAAGTCTCAGTGAGTAACAATGGCCTTCACTGTCCATGAACCACAAACAAATCGTGTAATGCCGATAGCTGTGAGCTGTGAGGCCAGTGTTGAAATATTCTTGGTTTTAGGTAAACACAGTGATAGTACAGTAGGCTCAACAGTTGTTTATGTATTTTAGCTTCCAGTATTTTAGATAAATCTTGACAGGTTCTGATGACATGGCTTGAACTGCCAGCCCTTTGAGGTCCTCggacagagggagggacagaggacagactGACAGAGGCCTGTATCCAGCAGGACAACAGCTCTGTTCCACTCTCCTGTCCTCAGTTCCCATCGCTGCCCCTTACAGAGCGTCCAGTAGTATCACTCACAACCGGTCACTACATCTCCTGGAGTGGCCCCAGTCCCACACGGCCACGTGGCTGCACTGTGTGACAAGAACCCCAAAACTCCAACTGAATTCTGGAGCTAGTGGCCTCACAGTCACTAGAGATCAGGGTACCAAACACTAGGTGGCCATGtgctgggagcagtgagaccccagatcctgaatttcttgcaatcccctgatctgagtgcctacagctgctctgagcacgagaccttcaggagttcctgatggcaggagagtggtttctggtgggtttggctggggcgtggctatctctatataacctgcccctgaacacaacaaagggggcattcttggggaattcaaggatggcccgtgtcactgtctctctgtctgtgtgtgtctgtgtattttaacctccagccccttgcccgaagctcacgaactggggtctagcgcacCGAACGCCAACACGGGGGGGGGGCACAGTGCGCGGCAGCCATGCCCCAAGTGGGCCTGAGTCTGCCGTGCGGAGACGGAGATGGGAAGTGGGCAAAAGAGAAGCACCAGGCCTTAGACAGTCCCTGCGACATGACAGGCGCCTGGGCCAGAGGTGCCTCAGCACATGGAAGTGGTCCAGATTCTGGTGTCAGATTAGATGCTTTAATGCCTCGTGTGAAAACCCTGGAGCAAAAAGCAGCCTGCCAGGCGTCACAAGGGGCACACCTGTCCGGAAAGCTGTTTAGTTCAAAATAAAAGCCCTGAGCTGGTTAAATGAACCTGGTAAATGGCAAGCAGCCCTATACatcctgtttaaaagaaaaaccaacaactTAAGAGAGTAGATTTGTAACACGCTCTAGCTCCCCGTGGAGCAGACTGCCAGCAAGCATGTACTGGTCTCCTGGGAGGCGGTGGCAGTGTTGGTGCTGGAACCCTGGTGAGCTGGCTGCTCTGGGGGACCATGAAGCAGAGAGCCCATCTGCGCCAGCATGGCGACAGCAAttaaggcagagaaaggaagttgGTAGGCAGCAGGCAGAACACACAGGGGGGTGACTGCCTCGCTGGGCTTACTCAAAACACAACTGTGGGTGTCTGATGACCCTCAGCCTGAGCAGAACGGCAGCCACAGAATTCTAGTGCTACCATCCTGGCCCCGGCACCTGTGAAGTAACCTCCAAAAAGTTCGTGTCTGTGAATCAATACTTTTGGGGGTCCCCTAATCTAGTTTGAGGTGTCCTTAGAAAAGGAACAGGCAGACAGAGATGGCCCGTAGGGAGCTGCCACCAGAGGAGACAAGGGGGTAGGGACATGCTACATGTACCAGCATACCATATCTCTACAGAGAAGCCAGGGCAATGCTCTCCTCCACCCCCGCCACATCTCCTCCTGCATACCCCCAAACACAGTTCAACCCCAGTTGGAGGCTGCTTACCTCATGTATGTCGTAGGGGACAGAGACTTGGGCTTTGCCCACTGGTACGGGGCCTGTGGCACCGACAGATACTGCTCACAAAAGGCACCCTTGCGAAGGTGCTGGAAGGCGAACTCCTCGGGTTGGAAGTCAGAGGTGGGCGGAGTGGTGCCCAGGTCTTCCCCAGCTGGCTCTACCTTGAGGGCCACCGAGGGTGCGTGCTCCAGGGTTGTCTTTCGAGACTTGATAGGGACGCCATCACCCAGGTCCAGGGTGCTGTCAGTGGTCAGGGCGTTGATGGCTGCCACAATGGCAGAGCTGGTATACTGGGTGGTGTTTCCGAGCCAGGTGTCCTCGGTCACGCTGACCCGAGGGGAGCCATGCGGGGACGGTGTGGGTGAGTGGTGGGGTGAGCAGGAGGGCTGCCGGCCATTGAGGCTGTACTTGCGTTTGTTGCAGGGGGATGTGGGCCGGGAGCCACGTGCACCGAGCCAGCTCTCCTCGGTGACACTGGCGCGCGGAGAGGTGGATGGGGAGTGTCTTGGAGATCCCAGAAGGTCTGTGGTCTTGGGAGACACGCAGGGTGACTGCCACGGAGAGGTCTGGGGGGATGCGTACGGGTACGAGTAGTTGGACTCATAGGAGGAGGCCTCGGAATTACAGCTCCTTGAGGACAGGCTGCTGGCTGGGCTCAGGCAGGAGGGGTCTCTGTAGGCTTCCAGGCTGGGCAGGTGCAGGGTGGCCGTGGATGGTGACCGCTTGCAGCTGGGAAGCACATCTTCCACCTCCACGTCATGGAAAAACTGGCTGCCGCCATGGTGGAGGCCCAGGTAGGAAGTGATCTCAATTCGAGGACTCTCCAGAGTTGGGGCCCCATTGGGCCGGGTGTTTCCAGAGGACAGAAAGTACCCCGAGGGCCCGCTGTCCACAGCCCCTCCATAACTCGCGGGATGATTTGCTGAAGGAACAGCTGAGATACCAGGGGTGGATGTCTGGAGGTCATGGCATGGGGCTGGCAGGGAGGTGTGCGCTGTGGGAAGAGGCAGAGTCGAGGTGATGCCAGGGGATGCATAGCTGTAGTGttctggaagaaaagagaaagagaagagatgaggccaggaagcagcatcAGATACTCAACAAAGGCAAGACCGGGGCGTCCCCTGAGGACTCCAGGCCCCAGGAGTAGCCTCTGGAAGCATTTTGAGGTCAGGCTGCCCCAAGGACTCCAGACCTCACTCTGTTCCAGCACGAAAGCCTCCCTCAGCTAGATGTCCCCCGCCAAATGCCACACAGCTGTCCCTTACTGTGCTCTCTATTTAAACTCCGCATTCCCTAGCCCCTGTAATGATTTTATAACCTACTCCAATAGCTGAGTTATCTTCTCAAGTTTatccctccccccatccctctctctgGCATGCATCACCAGCTAACATACATTTTTATCCTCCCATCCCTCTGACCAGTAGAAGCCATGCTTCAGCCTTCTGGTTCATGGCTGTCTGCAGAGCCTTGGACTAGCATTTCAGAGGCTGGGCAAGGCAGGGGGAGTGTGACTTCTAAGCCAGGTGTTCATTGTATTTCACGGATGGCCGTGCATGAGTGGCAGGTGATGGACAGAAGGATGGACAGCGGCTGGGCAGAcggtagagggagggaggaagaatgaCAAGTGTATAAGTCAACGGAGGTATGTGCTTTAGACACAGGGACCTGGACATTTAAACAGGTGTTTACAGGAAATTCGCTATCCAGCAGCCCACATGCTCGACCGCAAAGAGCACACTCAAAGGATGGATGCGAATGTGAATTCTGAAGTTTCTCTATGCTACCGAGGCTGGCTGGTACCTGGAAATCTATCTTCCAGAGCTTCTTAAACAAAACAGACGGTTCTAAGGCACGGCTAGATCTCGGAGCCATTATGTGCTTAATTATGTCTtgataaacacttttttttaaaaaaaaatcattattctaATTAGCAATCTACAGGAAAGGCTTGCTTCTGGATTTCTCGTCAGAAAAGGCTCTCAGCATCCCAGAGCCATTCGTGTGTGTCTGGAAACAAGTGTTTCCATGTCCCTGAATAACAGAAATCAGCACAAGGAAGTCCTAGCTCCATGCCGGGCTTCTGTGCCCGCCTGGAAGACAGTGTGCTCAGGGAAGGCACAGCTCGCTGTTGATCCCTGGTTCAGAACCAGCAGGGAAAACTCTAGGAATGTTAGGGTCTCGGAGCACCAGCCAAACCCTAGGATATTTCTGAGGAGGAACAAGCCAGGCCTCAGGTAGTTAGAAAATTTCCATCACTGCCTACTGCAGTCTTCTCCCATTAGTGGGGAGCTCACAATCCCTCCAGCCACACAGCAGCCTCTTTATGAGGTAGGCAAGGGTTCCACTCCAGAGTCCAGTGAGAGGACACATTGTAGTCCTCAATCCTAGGTCACCATGGCCCTTTGGAAAAGACTAGAGCTGAGACAAAGAGGAACAAGTGACAGCTGGAGGAATCAGCAGCAACCCAAACAGGAAGCTGCCTTTGCGCCAGGTGGACCCTGCAGCCAAGGCCTTGGTTGGAGGGTCCTTGTCGTACAAAAGCACTGCTGCCCTTCAGAATGCCACACCTCAAGAAGCTGGAGCCTAATGCTAAAAAGGACACTGTTCTAAATTACTCTAAAGCCACTTTCTAGAGAAGACAACGCTTCTGAAGAGACAGAACTGGTGGCTAGTGCTGTCTGGTCTCAGAGTGTAGGCCTTTGCTGACTTCCTAAGCTCAGGCTGTCTTCATAAGCACCGGACAAGATTGCAGAGCTGTCCACTTTCATTAAGCCCCCCTTCATGTCCAACTGTGTATCCCAATCTTGGACAGAGGCAGGCCACCCCCAGTACCCCAAGTACAGCCATGGGGAAGACTGATAGGGGTGGATACGGACTGCCGTGGTACATAATGAGAAAAAACACTAGTCTCAGAGGACCCAGTAGGTATGAGATGAACAAGTGGGAAAACCAGGCCTAAGACCAAAGGCTGGCTGGTGAAACAGACAGACGACCTGGCTGCTCTGTGAGGTCGCCCACAGGCAAGTCTGGAGCAGGTTACTAGGGACCCCATGCGGGAACAGCACTGATAGATGTCTATGTCCAGATGCTGTCTTCTCTGTTGTTCTTGCCAGAGGCTGTCTGAACAGTCATCTTggcaaaaggaggagagaggcagaaaggagggggaggggagggggaggcctgGGGAGGAGGGGTTCTCTATGCATCCTATGTTTGCTCTTGCACACAGGTAAGCAGACACAGGAAAGATGTTGCTGCAGAGATCTCCCTCCGCTGGCACAGCCTTTTCCAATCTGGAACTTTCAATAGAAAAGCACAATCAGTGTTCCATGGTTCAGAGGCCAGGATCTGCCCATCTGCAGCTAAGAATTCAGGTCTTAACTAGTCCACCAAAGCCAGAGTGTAAGGCGAGGATCCCAAAATGTCACCATGTCATTGCTAAATCGGAATACTGacggaaggaagaaggaaatgatagTCTAACACGGTGGGTGCTTTGGTAACTTATTTCAACAACACTTTCACCAATGTTGGGGGCTTGCAGTCACTTAAACTTGAACTAatgtctgcctctctttcctcagTTCACCTCTGAGCTAGGATTTCTGGCTTGGTGCTCCCTGGTGTACGGCATCCTCTGAAACATGCCCCCTTCGGGAAGTTTCTCTAGCGGTCATCACTTTGCTCCTTCTGGTCATCTCCCAAGGTCTTCAGAAATTATAGACTCCGTTCCACCACAGATGGGTGACCCCTTCATGACCCCACCTGCTCATCACTCAAAGGGCCCCGAAGATGAGGTCATCTGTGCTCTGCTCTCCAGCCTTCTGAGCCGTGGTACCACCAGGGTCCCATCTGTGCTCTGCCCTCCAGCCTTCTGAGCCGTGGAACCACCAGGGTCCTAGCAGGCACGGGGAATAGCATGGCAAGGCAAATTTTTGCCAGAGGCGCCACTTCTGAACAAAGTGCACGTCCTAAGAACGGTGGTGACCACACCCATGGGGGTGCCATGGTTGCCCAAACAGCACCCAGGTGAGCTGACTTCACAGGCCCCAGCCCTGAGCGGGCAGCTAATCAGCCTGGGAAGTCTAGCCTTGCCAATGTTATACTGCCACATGTGTCTAGAGCTTTCTGCAAAGCGGGAAGCCTGCCAGTAAATAACCTAACActggagaggaatgggctttcaagactggagaggtggcttggcagTTGGGAAtacatgttgctcttgcagaagacctgggttcaattcccatctctcacatggtggttcacaactacctggaactctagttccaggggatctgatgcccaatTCTGACCTCGGCTGGCACCAaacacacacgtggtacacatcTATAcctgtaggcaaaatactcacacataaaataaaataaataaatctttaaaataaagaactgGTTTTCATCTTAAAGGGAGCCAGCTCTGGAAGACTAGGCAGTATGAGCCTAAGGCTAATGAGAAACACTGGCATCCAAGCAGCTGTGCATATGCTGGGAAAGCCAAGCCCAGGGCTTGCCCAGTTCTCCATCCAGAGGTGTGGCCTGAAGACCTGGGCCAGCCCTTCACAGTCTTGAGCTGCAAGACCCCGAAAGAGGCACACCTGCGATTGTGCAAGACCTGGCTCTCGTGTTCTCCGTCCCCCAAGTGAAAGGATCGTATGTACTCCAGATCGGGGCTGGTCCCCAGCTGACCACCTTCCCTCAGTGGGAAGGGGACACTGGAAGGCTTCTTTGGAGACTCCCAGCAATGGGCTCTCCTCAGTCCCGCCCTGACACCCCTTGCAGTATATGAGGCGTGGGCTTcagctgcctgtggatctggaa
This sequence is a window from Microtus ochrogaster isolate Prairie Vole_2 chromosome 18, MicOch1.0, whole genome shotgun sequence. Protein-coding genes within it:
- the Nfatc1 gene encoding nuclear factor of activated T-cells, cytoplasmic 1 isoform X2, with amino-acid sequence MTGLEQDPEFDFDFLFEFDQSGGGAAAAEHYSYASPGITSTLPLPTAHTSLPAPCHDLQTSTPGISAVPSANHPASYGGAVDSGPSGYFLSSGNTRPNGAPTLESPRIEITSYLGLHHGGSQFFHDVEVEDVLPSCKRSPSTATLHLPSLEAYRDPSCLSPASSLSSRSCNSEASSYESNYSYPYASPQTSPWQSPCVSPKTTDLLGSPRHSPSTSPRASVTEESWLGARGSRPTSPCNKRKYSLNGRQPSCSPHHSPTPSPHGSPRVSVTEDTWLGNTTQYTSSAIVAAINALTTDSTLDLGDGVPIKSRKTTLEHAPSVALKVEPAGEDLGTTPPTSDFQPEEFAFQHLRKGAFCEQYLSVPQAPYQWAKPKSLSPTTYMSPSLPALDWQLPSHSGPYELRIEVQPKSHHRAHYETEGSRGAVKASAGGHPVVQLHGYLENEPLTLQLFIGTADDRLLRPHAFYQVHRITGKTVSTTSHEAILSNTKVLEIPLLPENNMRAIIDCAGILKLRNSDIELRKGETDIGRKNTRVRLVFRVHIPQPNGRTLSLQVASNPIECSQRSAQELPLVEKQSTDSYPVIGGKKMVLSGHNFLQDSKVIFVEKAPDGHHVWEMEAKTDRDLCKPNSLVVEIPPFRNQRITSPVQVSFYVCNGKRKRSQYQHFTYLPANGNAVFLTLSSESERRGGFY